The following proteins are encoded in a genomic region of Deltaproteobacteria bacterium:
- a CDS encoding VWA domain-containing protein: protein MSFGRADVLIWLLLLPAAAWLLWRGEKQRRHRLSLVGGPLGQGSGVRLIKPMTTAKAGLLVFALLSLVLALAKPRWDFVWTDVKRHGSDIVIAVDVSQSMTAQDVSPSRIERAKHEILDLLPMLKGDRIGLVAFAGDAFVECPLTEDYGAVRMFVGFLGPDLIPLQGTDLAGAINTSLKALFDGSPGGTEGRAIILLTDGEDQEPNAEKAAATAKEKGVKLYAIGIGTPEGAPIPEPNGGFKKDAQGNMVITKPNETALSKLAASSGGVYARSVAGGGDLERIYLSGIRKQVAQREYQATREKLWFERFQWFVGAALVALVLEFLLRDVRLLAMVMVITFAGLRAPEAKASPLAELYNQSVARYRKGDFAGAARGFAAASDSTDQALAERALFNLGNTQVELGKLDEAIKAYENALALDPKDQEAKDNLEYVKKLKEQQQNQPQNENQNQPNSDHNQSDQQQNQQQNNQGQQNQQNQDQQQNSGQDQQKQNQDPNQESKQNQDPNKDPNKDPSGDQSQQGGKDEKKDEKKDDQGDQNDSGQRDGEEPQGGQDQEQQPRGGDSEERSGKGEIRAAPISPDEAEKVLRSVDDNPKKHLYGPKDKTPPRQKDKDW, encoded by the coding sequence ATGAGTTTTGGGCGGGCAGATGTACTGATTTGGCTATTGCTGCTGCCGGCAGCAGCTTGGCTCCTCTGGCGTGGTGAAAAGCAGCGGCGGCATCGTCTCAGTCTGGTGGGGGGGCCCTTAGGGCAGGGCTCTGGTGTGAGGCTCATCAAGCCAATGACTACGGCCAAGGCAGGGCTCTTGGTGTTTGCTCTGCTGAGTTTGGTATTGGCTCTCGCTAAACCGCGTTGGGATTTTGTCTGGACGGACGTGAAGCGCCACGGCAGCGACATCGTGATCGCCGTCGATGTGTCGCAAAGTATGACTGCTCAAGATGTGAGTCCAAGTCGCATCGAGAGGGCCAAACATGAGATCTTGGACCTGCTACCCATGCTCAAAGGCGACCGCATCGGTCTCGTCGCCTTTGCTGGCGATGCGTTTGTGGAATGTCCACTCACGGAGGACTACGGTGCGGTGCGGATGTTTGTCGGCTTCCTTGGCCCAGATCTCATACCTTTGCAGGGGACAGATCTTGCGGGAGCGATAAATACCTCGCTCAAAGCTTTATTCGACGGTAGCCCCGGAGGTACCGAAGGACGGGCTATCATCCTACTCACCGACGGCGAGGATCAAGAGCCAAATGCCGAAAAGGCAGCAGCTACAGCCAAAGAAAAAGGCGTCAAGCTTTATGCCATCGGCATAGGCACTCCCGAGGGCGCTCCCATACCAGAGCCCAATGGTGGATTCAAGAAGGACGCTCAAGGCAACATGGTCATTACCAAACCTAACGAGACAGCGCTCAGTAAATTAGCGGCGTCTAGTGGCGGCGTTTATGCAAGGTCGGTGGCAGGTGGCGGTGACCTCGAGCGCATCTACTTGAGTGGTATACGTAAGCAGGTGGCGCAGCGTGAGTACCAAGCTACGCGCGAGAAATTGTGGTTCGAGCGTTTTCAATGGTTTGTCGGCGCCGCTTTGGTAGCGCTAGTTCTGGAGTTTTTATTGCGCGATGTGCGGTTACTGGCGATGGTCATGGTCATCACTTTTGCTGGACTGAGAGCTCCCGAGGCCAAGGCTAGTCCCTTGGCAGAACTCTACAACCAGTCGGTAGCGCGTTACCGCAAGGGGGATTTTGCCGGCGCCGCCCGCGGTTTTGCTGCCGCCAGTGATTCCACCGACCAGGCCCTGGCCGAGCGCGCACTCTTCAATCTCGGCAACACGCAAGTTGAGCTCGGCAAGTTGGACGAGGCAATTAAAGCCTATGAAAACGCCCTGGCCCTCGATCCCAAAGACCAAGAAGCCAAAGACAATCTCGAGTATGTCAAGAAGCTGAAAGAGCAACAGCAGAATCAACCGCAAAACGAGAATCAAAACCAGCCGAATAGTGACCATAACCAAAGCGACCAGCAGCAAAATCAGCAACAAAACAATCAGGGACAGCAGAATCAACAAAATCAGGATCAGCAGCAAAACTCGGGGCAAGACCAACAGAAGCAGAACCAGGATCCCAACCAGGAGTCAAAACAGAACCAAGATCCGAATAAAGATCCCAATAAAGACCCGTCAGGAGACCAAAGTCAACAAGGCGGCAAGGACGAGAAGAAGGACGAGAAGAAGGACGACCAAGGCGATCAGAACGACAGCGGTCAAAGGGATGGCGAAGAACCCCAGGGCGGTCAGGATCAAGAGCAACAGCCGCGTGGTGGCGACAGTGAGGAAAGGTCTGGTAAGGGCGAAATCCGCGCCGCACCGATTTCACCAGACGAGGCAGAAAAGGTGCTGCGCTCAGTTGATGACAACCCGAAAAAGCATCTCTACGGGCCCAAAGATAAGACCCCACCGAGACAAAAAGATAAGGACTGGTAA